In Tripterygium wilfordii isolate XIE 37 chromosome 17, ASM1340144v1, whole genome shotgun sequence, the genomic window GTACATATTGCCTCGCTGTCTAGCATGTGAAGAagttgtctctctctctctctcttacatGCATCCACTATAACCCACACAACTGGCAATTCATAGTATTATTCTATTAACTAATTACCTCTCTTGCCGATATAAAGAAGCAAAACCCCCCAACTATAATGGCTTTGAgagcaaacaaaaatcatgaATGTGTTGGCCTCGGAATGCAGTAGTGGTTGTGAGTCTGGTTGGACTCTCTACTTGGAACACTCTTCTCTTTCTCCAAATACTAAATTTGTTGATGCCAAGAGTGGGTTTtgtattgatgatgatgatgaacaaaGAGGCATGAGGAACAAGtgtgtagaagaagaagaagcagaggaggatgaggaggaggacTTGTCTATGGTCTCTGATGCATCTTCTGGCCCCCCTCATGTTAATGAAGATAAAGGTTTTAATTACAATGTTGTTGATGATAATGGGTGCTTCTATAATTCATTTAAAGCTCCTACATTGTTCAGTAATGGTGGGAAAAAGAGGCACAAAATGAAGGAACGACGACGTATTGATCATCAAGAGACCCCTTCTTCTAATTATAATCTTGATGATACTGCTAGCTCTCCTGCATTCAACTTCTCCAaggtatatacatatgtatgtatgtattaacACTAATTCATCATCAATCGTCTTCATAGTTAATGTTAATTGGATTGTCCTGTAATTTTTGTAGAGCAATTTTGGTGTCACCAGCAACAATCAAGCTTCAATGGAGAGTGTCTTGGATTACTCACAAGGCTTTTCAGCTACTCATTTTGAGGTATAAACATTTGGATCCTATTAATTTagtgaatttatatatatatatatatatatatatatatatatatgtagtgatCAATCATTGATAATGCAATTTATGCAGGGGAGATCTGCATACCAAGACCACCAGTTTAATCTCACACATCCTTCTTGGTCTGGAAACCAACTTCACAATAACCAGTTAAGCAACACTCACTAGTCTTCTCCTGTAATGCATAATATCACATTTAAAACCTAAAATTGGAATCTCATTTTgtgttgttaattaattaatttgcagGTGGTTTTGAAAGTTGAATTCCACCAGTTCTTGCACTTGCTGCTATGGGGAGAGCCAGAGGGTGGTTGTTCAAGTGAAAGGAAGTAGGACTCAAAATGGGACTcggttccttttttttcttttcttttctttctcagtTTTCCTTCTCCTGTCAATTTAGTGGTAAACAAACAACATgagagaaaaaaggaaaaaaagaaagttggTAATAAATTCCTTGTTTGTGTCAAAATTAAATTCTCTTGCTGTTAATGAATAGTGGGCAGCTCCCTTCTACTCTATATGTTCATCAATTATGCTTTAGTAACTTATCTTTTTCATGGAGGCCCATGCATTCTTTTTATACATGCATCCATCTACAATGCAGAAACTGATAAAACATGCTCCAGACAAACATTaagtgacatatatatatatatatatatatatatataatgcatttACACTGTCATGGATTCTCATTATTGACTACAGTACCCTCCAAACTCAATGAGAAACTATAGAAATTGAGCCTAAAAATATCATAGAAAAAAGAGACCAAGAGAGGGAACGTAGATACACAATGTCTATCCTTGACCAGTTCATCCAAATTTATTAATTCAAATGAGATATTGTGCATCTTTTTGATGATAAAACAAGAACAAAGTAGTACTACCTACTACACCTACCTAACACTTACTACCTACTTTAGCCAAATATCATTAGTAATCaaggtatttattttttattctggaTTTCCTCCAAATCTATTGACGGAAAAAAGGGGTCTCTAGACACCAAACATTGACCATAACTGCAATGTCCTGGAGTACTACCCAGACAGTTCTATTGCAGAAAACCCCAATGAGAGCATAatatgaagatgatgaaaacTGTATATCTGTAATGGGCATAGAGTAAGATAAGAATGCAATGACAAACTTCTTGTTGGAATATTTCAAATGAggccttttttttctctcttaatgTCCAGAGATCCTGCCTCTGATCTTGCTGACCCAATGGAACAtgcctaactttttttttaaaaaaaaatctctcaatccaagcTTGTCTGCTCTGAAGCTGTCATTGGCGTTGATGTCATACACAATTATGTGTCAAAAAATTCAATATTCAATTCCTTTGTTTGCAGAAAAAGTTGAAGTTGGGAATTTAGGAGATGTCAAAAGTTCTGGGCTTATACACATGCAATTCTTgcatataataaaatataatgctAGATTCAGAAATAGAGGAGTATTCTATGTACGTGGtcaaaaaattacagaaaataTAAAGATCAAAGAATGATAATTAAGGACAAACCTAACAAGTATATTAATAATCAAAAGTgttgaattaattttttatttacttaaaTGGATAAGGATGATCAAACAAGTATGGGTTTAATTTCTATTGCCTTGCCAACCaccatcaaaaacaaaacccttCAACACCCTGTAACATAACAGAGTGCATTGTTGTTGTTTCTTTGCACTCTCTATAGAGCAAAACTTCCATATTTTTAGTGACAGCAGCTCCCTTGTCtctttatcatttatgccatggATAGAGCTTTAGCTGCTGCATCATACTTTACAGATCAAGTATGTTCACACCATGTCACTGGATACATGTTACGTCGTGTTTGTACTCAAgggtcttgagttcgattcccactgGAAACAATATTCTTGTGGTCACGTGCTGAGTTTTAACTTAACTTCCCTTGttgtcaggtgagaaacttctatgcAAAGGCCTGACAGCCCAAGTTTAAGTTTATATCAGATGTCTAAAAAACAAACTTGTAGAGTGTCGTTCCCGGTTAAAAAAAAACGTTTGGTTTGCAAATAATATGATACAAATATGGATTTAATCGATTTTTAATAGGATTAAAACTTATGGATGTTTCATAATTGGATTGGAGAATGCATGTTATAAAAAATAGAATCAAGTTGGTAATAAGAATTGAATGTTAGGTAAAAAGAGGGCTAGTgacctaccaaaaaaagaaaaagagggctAGTGACATtgttaaatttcaaattggagaaaaaaaaattgcatgtgGGTATTTGTTTGTTTAATATATTGTCAAAGCCCATGTGAGCCCAAGGCACTATTGAGGCCTGGCTTATTTGTGTAAATAAAACGGAGGCCGATTTTCATATTACAAGTGTCATATAAGTATTTCTTTGACAACTGTTGGACACAtacatgaaaatattttttcacgTAAGTACTTATTTTCCACATAAGTGTTTCTTTTTCCACATAagtgtttcttttaaaaaacaaataattcaTATTTCCATTTTTGTCATTCTTCTCCAATAGGCATAAATATAAGATTATCTAGATCTTAGTAACCTCCCCTCTAGTTTAACCACTGTCACTATCCGCCTCCATGTCCACAACTGCCCCGTGCACCTCCACCATCGTCATCGTCCGCCTCCATCTCCACAttcgctcctccaccaccatcgcatctccaccatcatcttttcgttttcttattattattcttcttattatttttattcttcttcgaCTTTATCTTCTTGGATATGAGATATAATATAGGATTTGATATCGTAATCTGAGATATATTGAGTTCAGATATGAGATCGTACAATTATAATGTTACAGTTTCAATGTTGTTATGGTTTTGAAAATATAACATCATAGAATCAAATACTCATAATATTATCTATTGTACAGTTTGATAATGTTATACATTGTAcagtttcaaaatcaaataatcaaataCTCATAACATGATACATAGTACAATTTGAAAATGTAACATTATACATTGTACAGTTACAATGTTAtaatttcaaacagtaacattacgaGGTGGTGTAGCGAACCGTCGTTGGAATGATCTAGATTTGAAATTTTTCTTTGCGGTGACCAGTGTTTTAAAATACCGGTTGAACCAAAAATCGGAGGGTTCACCAGtactatttaataaaatattggcTAAATACCTGTTTGGTCAAATACAGGTTCAACCGGCCGATTTTTGGTATAAATGCCGGTTGTCCGGTTTAAAAGAATTCAAAATTAAgaactttttgataaaaaataacaaaatatgaaaataaataagtaaaaaaaaactgagaGTAAAAGTTGAACCTTATTAAGATATAAATGGTTATGTTAGACTTggacttttataatttatatgattttgttggactttcttataagaatgtttgttaatttgatattaatttggtaatattgtgtttaatttgagattgagagtgttattattgtgtttattactttatttatttaatttatagtattttttctaataatttacaagtattttataatttattatgaatgatcaaaatttaaattaattaaatcaaaccGGACAACCGGTTAAACCGTTTATCAATGGCCTACCGACACAATTCGAAATCCAGTTTTTAAAACATTGGCGGTGACAACAATTTTTCGGCCAAACGGGCAACCGTTTGTGGTGATGGAACGTTAGAGTAGATTTACGGTGATGTGGGATTCAATTAAGGTTGGAATCCAATTTGCAAGATGAAGAGAAcatggaggagagaaagagaggagactGTATATTTTTGtaaggaggaagaagacaatAGAAAGGGTGCAAATGTAATTGACCTATTAGTGGTAGTTTTAAGGAAAATAGCTTTTGCAGTGGATTTTTATGTCCAAAAGTACAATAACTGGTATCGGCTTATCTACGTAGCCCAAAACGATTATCaatagaaaaggaaagaatGGTGAAGCTTGGTGAAATCGACTGCTTAATAGTATAAACAacatgtttgatgaaatgcatCAAAGAGGTTTAGTTCATTCGAGACTTGGAACGCGGTCTCTATTTTTCAATACCAAAACAGTGATGGTTATGGGTCTGGGTCTTGGTCTGGTTCTGGGTTTTCATGAGTCTTTAAtcgaaaataatgtaataagagatttaaacaatgtaataaagatTTGTATTGATAAAAATGAGTGTGAATTATTCCCTATATGTCTTGTTCAACAATGTAAATGTaatagataaatttcaataattttaAAAGTTCAATATGTTAACAATCAATTTTCAATCATTTTAAAATAAGCAAAGCGATTTCTCATGCGTGCTATGTAATAAGAGTATGAAACATTGCAATAAATgtttgaaacaatgtaataagaggttaaaacaatgaaacaatgtaataagagactGAAACAATGTAAGAATGCAATAAATgtttgaaacaatgtaataagaaagtgaaacaatgtaataagagactCAAACAATGTAACAATGAAATAAACggttgaaataatgtaataagatactgaaacaatgtaataaggtatgtgttaaaaaaaatcatgtaataaaataatggaatttcttatgttatacaaatatttcaatgtttttaaaataaacaatgagATTTCTCGTCCTATACaaataatatattgtttttcaaaaataatttaatttaagcAAGAGtatagaaaataaagatttatgctcctttgaagtttgaaatgtTAATTTAGTCTAAATTTCACCTTATAAAGCTTAATCTGAAGAACAATGTATTTCCATTTTTTTAGCATCATAGATtgttattatattaatttttagtgttatagattgttattacattattttcattttttcagaTATTATTACACTGTTTATGAAAACAGTGTGATTAAGAACGATTAGGTAAAATATATCAACAATGAGtgttgttagaaagagttttatatgttgattctgaatatataatttttttcaaaatctaatatgtattttgagagataaaattttttaaaattttgtttaaggaaagaagaagtaaaaaaaaaaatcctgatTTCATGTGAGAGAAAAGTGGACTCTTTGTTTAAATAATTAAgggtatttatataaaaaaaataagacaTGACAAATTTTACATGTCATCTATCACATATGGCATACCACATAGGTTATGGATAACTATAGACACTAACTTTATGTATGATAAATGATAATCCAAGAACCTAAACAACTAAAGGCTAAAGCTAGAGTCCCTATCTATCtcttccctccctccctccctccctctctctctcctaataattttctttttctatgtaaattttttgactttcttagtttctttccttgttttaattattaaatatttataatattcatTTTTATAACTTTCAGCCTCCGATTTATTTCTCAAGTATGATATTATAAATTATCTTTGTTCATCTATGTggcaataaatataaaaatcatacaATCATACATAATTAAGTGAAAATTTACTTATTAtaccattattattatttaaaactaaatagataatattaataaaaaaaatgaacggTTAAACATTTGATCCTTCGAGTCAATCGATTGAATCTTCAAAAATTATTATTGTGAATCGACGTGACACTGCTTCTTAAAGAATTTGTTCACAAGACTACACGTAAGCCAAATCTAAGCAACTAATTACTTCCCCATATTTGTcattaattgattattttaatttcaattttatttgcaattttgtacttacaTTTTGTTGTGAACGTATTGatcattttgatataaaaagTTTGTGAGTAACGTTTCactttgcaaatttttttttttttttgcaataggACACCACTATACAACCCTGTTTCCATAAGTACTCACCCTAAATCACCACAAATTCCTTGATTGATTAAGGACTCAAAAATGAGAAATCTTTGCTTTCTATTTGTTAGAGGTGACTTGTTGGATGGTCACTAGGGAGAGACAAGTGATGCGCATACTGAGATTGTATTTGCAAACCATTTTAAGACAAGATATTGCTTTCTTTGATTTGAAAAGTAATACTGGAGTGGCTATTGGGAGAATGTTCGGTGACAATGTTCTTATTCAAGATGTCATGGGAAAtcatactatttttttttactactgCAATTGAAATTTCATGATATTATTTTTTAGGATCTCTGGAGATATGCACACACACGATATATAAATTGTTTGACAACAAATGAGAGGTATTGATAGTGGGTTGGGTCTGGTGAACTTGTGGGTTAGGAGAATAGGAGGGCTGGTGGGCTTGTGGGTTAGGAGAATAATTAGGCGGACTGGGTCAATGTCACTAGAATCTCTTTTTTTGGGTTGGGGGCATGGTTGTCAAAATCTCGATTTTGATTGTAAGATTGTACGATCTTAGGTAACTAAAACGATTTGAATAGATGTAAAATtccaaaattgataagattTACCAATCTTACCTTACGATCTTATCGATATTATCGATCTTAACCTTAATAGACTTATAGAGTCATGAGCTTATGGGTTGTGGTCTACTAATCATGTGCTTATGTttctaatcctagtttttgttgaaaaattgatTCTAATCTATTAACATGATATCATCTTGCACAATTATTGTGCTTGTTTTTCATAATTCTCTGGaggtcttaaaaaattacaatttcatgaaatattaatatgtttataaataaataataatcaaattttttttattacctataaactatagtatattatactatagtatattatatcatgttaattatttatttagaaataagtaattatattattttacatttattttttaaattttataaaatcttacgattttatgATTCGATTTTGCAAGCATTCCATAAATTTTATATAAGATCCCGATTTTGATAACCTTGACTAGAGGCCTCTACATCAGCCCACAGTAAGggtaatgaaatttttttgggtcATTGGGGGTCTCGTGCCCCGAGTTACCCATGTGTGCGTCCACCTCTGCATTTTCTTCTACATGTACTTTTTTGATATATTGTCTCTTAGTAGCCAAATATTTAGAAATATAAATCATTGCGGGTCATATAGCTAACCTATAGAATAGTATTTCTCATTCAATCTTAAAGAATTCTTCAGTTGCATAAAAACCACGGATGCACTCCTCCATTTCATCCACCtatttttaatcctattaactaCATCTTAACTGATGTGTCCCATCTAATTTAAGAACATAAACTTCTGACTCCTATCTAAACACAAAATGATATGATGACTGGAATCCAATGCCAAAGGAAGTCATCTATTattttggaaagaaaattaTCAGGGGACAGGGATGATGCTAAACATTTCATTTTGACTGGGTAAAATCACAGATGAGGGGATGAAAACTGATTTTTCaataacccaaaaaacaaaagatggaTTCCAAAACATTCTGGCATTGGTATTCACTGGATCTTTCATATGAACTTACAACCCAAATTGGAAAGACATAGTGCATTAAAGCGCTTAATTCATTAACTACATGTTTCCCAGTCTGATTCTCCTGTGTTGATATATCCCAATCTGGCATGCAATCCATGAGTGGCAGCAATTATTTGTAGAAGACAGAGGGAGAGAAGTCTGTTATCTGTTGTTCTTAAGCCAATCAAGAATACCCTTCTCTGATTCTGTTAGTTGCTGTTCATCCTTCCCTTGTAAAGAACCTTCTACAAATTCAAAGTAATCCTTGTAATTGCGCTTGTAATAGTTGTCCATTCTCTTCAAAAagaataagagaaaaaaaatgatatccATACTTGGTTTGAACAGCATAGttgatttaaaaaatgaaaattttcataccTCCTTGTCATTTTTGGCCTTGTTTTCTTGGGATTTCTTGAGATACTCTGACATGGTTTACAATAATAAGTAGGTTAGCCATTGGAATCAATCAGAAAAACAGAACCCAACTGATAAGTTTAAGAAAAAGAGGAATTTAAGGTTACTTTCAAGTAGCTGAGTCCTGGAGTCAGTGACTGGAAGAACAGCTGCAACAGAAGATAAGATGACTCCTCTTCTTCCTGACTCAGTATTTGACGCTGCCACTGAAGCTGGATTTGGTCGTTTAGCCTCTCTTCTTTGTACTGCATGCAGATTTGAGGAAGCAAATTGGTTCACAGTAACAGTGAGTGCCATCAATACACTTTGAGCCATTGAACTCATCTTTAAACCATTACACAGAATACAGTGACAGTCTGGTTTCTCTTGCTGCTATTTGTCTCTGATAGCTCAACCACATCCACCCATTTGAGGCTGAGGCTGAGGCTGAGGCTGAGGCTGAGGCTGAAGGGGTTTTATCTTCTTTGCATATCTGTAAAGGCAGTCCACATCAAACTCATATCAAGTCTTCTTTTCTATTGTAAATCACAAACTTATCCATTAGgaatacaaacaaaaaagaatcaCAATAAAAGAGGACCTGTAATAATTGAAATCTTGCTTTGTTTTCCTCTGTGCCCCGCACGTGAGACCCTATCAAGTTTGCctatttcctcttcctcatgcTGAGATGGAAATCACTAATGAAAACAATTGGCCAAGAGAGAAGAACTTCGCAAATCAGAGAAATTTAGTGATTGCTTGAGACAGTTAATACTTAGCAAGTGTAAATGGTAAGCTTATCCAGATGTAAATGTAGTCTGTCCATAAAAAAACCCACTAGTGGCATGGTTCACAGCATATGCCTTTGGAACAGGTTTTGCATTCAACTTAATCACACAACAAATCCATCCCTGCATCATGATATAATTGTAAACGAAATTCATACATGCTGATGACTCACAAGCCCGAAAAATTAGAGACGATAAGCAGTTGAATACCAGCTGTATTCATGAAATCTCTCAACATGAATGTACTGGTGCTGCGTAGCTATGAAATATGTATACAGTAATGGTTTCTATTAACAAATGTTGGGGGCTGTATCCAAATAGCTAGTGCTTAGAATCAGGCATTAGGAACCGTCTGCCAGATCACGGTCTCAGTCGCAAAGCCAACAATGTTCAAAAGGAATTCTTTGGCAATGCTCTCTCTTCAAATTTGATCACTCTAATAATCGCTTATACTTACACCAGGCAATAGCAACAATATATAAGAATATGGTTCCAGTAGCACCACCGGCGACAGTCCAGATGAAGTGTGGCATCCCTGCCTCACCAGTACCCTCAAACAACGCAATGTGGATATTCATGCCAAAAATTCCAGCCACAACAACAAAGGCGCTCACAACTAGTGTTGCCGTCGTTAACATGACCCCCATTTGCAGAAGATGATTCTGTTTATCATCCAGCATTATGTTGATGTAATCTTCTGTGTCATCTACATACTCCCTCAGCTTCAAAAGAATTCAGCACGAGAAACCAAATAAAGGAAAGACAAGTCAATGATATCTTAATGgaagaataaaacaaataagGACATTTTCTTTTGATGTAATAGGTAGTTGAGATGCAAAGGCTGCTGTACAAGGACCCAAGAGACATCATATCAACTGCACGCTAAACAAAATAACAACCTAAACCTACATTAAAGGAATAAAAAGTACCGTATCACTCCTATTTACTGAATCTAATAGTCGATATTTCACAAGAGTAACTGCAATTATTATccaaaaataaattgataagtACATTTTAAATTGATAGTTTTTAAACAAGAGTTATACAATCCAACCCTGATAAGTACATTTTAAATTGATTTCTAAAATGGAGTCAAGAACCATTTTtctaatacattttgttgacgACAAAAAGAACGGTGATTAGAACCACACCCTCTTGCTGCTGTACCAGTAATCACATAACTAAATGGTCCAACTGAGTTTAACTAATTCCTTAAGATGAGCAAGCATAAGAAATGACTTGATCACTTCCTATGGTACAAATTAAAATGCTCAGATGACTAATACTACAATTGAATGACCAAATTAACATTTAATTTCAACTGAATAAAGTCCCAGATTTTATTGAAATCAGAACCAACCAGTAAAGTTGAGTTGCATACCGTGGATAGTTTGTTAAGTGTGCCCTCAATCTGCACAAAGTATGCTTCCAAGAGCATTTCTAGCTCCTCTACATCAAGGTTCTTGCCAATACCACTACGAGTTGTACTAGTACGAGTCCCATGGCTTTCTCTCCTAAGTGCGATAGGTGCAGTGAACAAATGATCCTGGGCATTGTCAGTGTCTATATACCTTGCAGAAGCACCTTGAGCTTCCAACGATATTTCAGCAGCATTCCTGTTATAGCGAAACTGGAAATTAAAACGCACAAGAAAAGAGACACTGAAAATAGGATGAATTCTATTCAACtgacaatgattttttttcttgatacaTACATATCATCCATGTCTGATTGAATGACATCATAATTTATATCGTCCCTGTCACTCATAGAGGAGGAAGCTACAGAATCTTCAAGGTGTAGAGCCAACTTGTCAGTCAGATACATCTCGGCcatatcttcatcatcatcaagcaGGTGCTCTAGTTCATCCCTTACCTGGATAGGAACAAGAGTATAATATTTATttgggaaagaaaaaagaaaataaaaaactgaaAGGAAAGAAGACGGGCTATATAGCATGAAtagccttttgttttctttgaacaGAAATTTTTTATTGAGGCACCAAGCCAGTATTGATGCCATCTGATCTCTGGACCAGCATATTATGTCAAAATGGTAACAAAAGAAAAGCTGTAACTCAAACCTTCTGAACACGCCCAGTTATTGCAACCAAACGGCTCTTAATTTGACGAACACGTTCCAAATTAAGAGTACTGATCTTTGAAGTCAGTTTATCTAAAGCTGGGTGAGCCTCCTGTTCTAGTGTCCTCGCCTGGTTGGTAACATACAAGATCACACTAAGTGCACACAATACAAAGCCAGGGACACTGAAATAAAACAGAACGATCAAGAATAAACAAGAAAGAGCCACCAAATTTCAAAGGGAGCTTACTTCATTGTCCAAGGAACTACAGGCAGCCTCAAGGCAAGCTTCCAGAGCAACAAACTCGACAGGAAGAACCTTTGTTCCATCACAGTTTTCAAGACCTTGTTTGTCATCTGCTGCACCTCTATCTCGAGCCTGGAACTTAGACAATTCACCAGAAAAGTTTGGAATAGCATCCCTTGACCGTTCTTCTAAATCCGAAATGTTCTTCCCGTTTGAGTCATTAACATCACCTTCCTAGAAAAACAATGCAACAATAATGAAAAGGACATGCTAGCAACAATGTAAATCTACTGATGAAACTAGAGAATCTAAGTCGGGTAACTTC contains:
- the LOC119982597 gene encoding uncharacterized protein LOC119982597, with amino-acid sequence MNVLASECSSGCESGWTLYLEHSSLSPNTKFVDAKSGFCIDDDDEQRGMRNKCVEEEEAEEDEEEDLSMVSDASSGPPHVNEDKGFNYNVVDDNGCFYNSFKAPTLFSNGGKKRHKMKERRRIDHQETPSSNYNLDDTASSPAFNFSKSNFGVTSNNQASMESVLDYSQGFSATHFEGRSAYQDHQFNLTHPSWSGNQLHNNQWF
- the LOC119982599 gene encoding uncharacterized protein LOC119982599, translated to MSSMAQSVLMALTVTVNQFASSNLHAVQRREAKRPNPASVAASNTESGRRGVILSSVAAVLPVTDSRTQLLEKYLKKSQENKAKNDKERMDNYYKRNYKDYFEFVEGSLQGKDEQQLTESEKGILDWLKNNR
- the LOC119982598 gene encoding magnesium transporter MRS2-3, which produces MSSPSPLLPKSGLPEDDPDSTRPITATTMAISTAPALRKKGGGLRTWLRLDSTGNHNDYTAGKHEIMRLTGLPARDLRILDPLLSYPSTVLGRERAIVINLEHIKAIITAQEVLLLNSKDPSVIPFVEELKKRLSYHYHATKAQEGDVNDSNGKNISDLEERSRDAIPNFSGELSKFQARDRGAADDKQGLENCDGTKVLPVEFVALEACLEAACSSLDNEARTLEQEAHPALDKLTSKISTLNLERVRQIKSRLVAITGRVQKVRDELEHLLDDDEDMAEMYLTDKLALHLEDSVASSSMSDRDDINYDVIQSDMDDMNAAEISLEAQGASARYIDTDNAQDHLFTAPIALRRESHGTRTSTTRSGIGKNLDVEELEMLLEAYFVQIEGTLNKLSTLREYVDDTEDYINIMLDDKQNHLLQMGVMLTTATLVVSAFVVVAGIFGMNIHIALFEGTGEAGMPHFIWTVAGGATGTIFLYIVAIAWCKYKRLLE